The nucleotide window AGTTTTCAGCAGTCCGCTTTTGCCAGCCATGGACGTTACGGCCGTGAAATCTGATAAGTACATCGTGGGGGTCAATCCCCTCAAGTACCATTGGAATCGATCCTTCGCCGGATTGGGGCTCATCACAAATGCTGTGAAGCCATTTTTCTGTTTTCATAAACTCAAGCGTTTGTTGGCGATATAACGGTGTAAACCATGATTGGTGCCGAAACTCTAACGCACAGGGAATGTCGTCCATTTGACGTTTACACCATTTTAAATAATCAACATTTTCACGTTTACATGAAAACCACGGCGGAAATTGAAATAAGACCATGGCTAATTTATTGTGTTGTATGTATGGTTCCAGTGAATCTTTATAGGCTGCGAACATTGCTTGTTTCGTTTCAAAAGGAATTTCGCCACGTTGATGACCCGTCATTCCTTGGTAGGCTTTTACGATAAACTGGAAGCTCTCTGGGGTTTCAGTGACCCATTTTTCAGCATTTCTTGTTGGCGGAATCGCGTAAAAGGCCGTATCTACTTCAACAATTGGAAAATGACCTGCATATACCTTTAGCTTATCACGTGGCGGAGTTTGATTCGGATATAAGCTATCATGGTCGCCCCAGCCTGTTACACCGATATAGATCAAGAAACTCACCTCTATTTATTAATAATAGCAGTAAATTACCCTTATACGCTAGTAAACGAATGCTATCCGACAGTAACCCGCAACCAGACGCAAAAACCCGCCTGCCAACGCAGCAAGCGGGTAAATTTTTCAATAAATATTAACCGATGGAACCTTCCATCTCAAACTTGATAAGACGATTCATCTCAACGGCGTATT belongs to Neobacillus sp. OS1-2 and includes:
- a CDS encoding DUF72 domain-containing protein, which translates into the protein MIYIGVTGWGDHDSLYPNQTPPRDKLKVYAGHFPIVEVDTAFYAIPPTRNAEKWVTETPESFQFIVKAYQGMTGHQRGEIPFETKQAMFAAYKDSLEPYIQHNKLAMVLFQFPPWFSCKRENVDYLKWCKRQMDDIPCALEFRHQSWFTPLYRQQTLEFMKTEKWLHSICDEPQSGEGSIPMVLEGIDPHDVLIRFHGRNVHGWQKRTAENWREVRYLYRYKQQELAEWVDHIQRLALETENVYLLFNNNSGGDAADNAKEMMNLLQIEYEGLAPRQLDLF